Part of the Haliaeetus albicilla chromosome 28, bHalAlb1.1, whole genome shotgun sequence genome, caaaaccagaaaaccatTGTTGTGCCTATTAACTTACACAGGCCTTCTTCCAGACTTCTTGTAGCCCTTGCCTTAAAAGGGACTTAAGCAGTATTTACTACGTCAGAACTAAATAATTTTTGCAACTGGAATTCAGATACTAATACCAAGTCCATAAAATTGCTCTATTTTGTGATTGGTTCTGGAAGTTTAAACTGGCTCTGTCTAGAAGCCAAGATAAACTAATGGAACAAAAGTGAGATTAtttacacaaaaaaaggaacGCCAGTTCCTGTTGCTTCAGCACTTTGATACAAAGACTATAGTATACTTCAGTGTAACTTATACAGCAGTATTTAAAAGGCTTTAAGCACATGCAACTGTTCAGCTAGTAGCACTATTACTACATGTGTTACTCTTAACTAACATTAATAGCTTTAGGAATGCTGGTAAATCCATatttggggctgggggaggaaggaagagcaggAATAAAGAAGGAAGAGATTACTCTCAGGGCTATCTCACACCATTAAATGCCTCAAATACAAGAAGCTCATTCATTTACTGAAGACGCATTGTCTTCCAACTGCAACTGAGCTACACGTAGGTTACTTTGAGGACTTACATAGAAAAGTCTTTACCTTCTGTGAAGTAACACTGAAGTTGAGAGGATTCTCCAAAACAGTGCATAAATGAAAGAATGACGACATTTAATTGCATTGCAGTTCAGTTtggagtttgtttgtttggtttgggttttttttgatgcTAACAGTATCCCTGAAGGAGGTCAACTGAAAGTATTTCATGTAACTAGAAGAGAAAGATATATTTCGTGTTAAAACATATAGCAAAGCAGggtgaaaaataattcaaagtgAAAAGGAAGTTCCTTAagcactgaaaagcaaatgaagacTAACTTCTCCTCCCATCCAAATTAAAGGCCTAACATAGGCTAAAGGAATATGGTTTTAAACTATTGTTATAGTGCAACTATGATGAATATCCCTCCCACCAAGTGTTGACATGAACTGCTCTGGTTTTActatcagatttttttgtttttttaaacatggaaGACTTAGCAGCACAAAATGACACCACTAATACATCAGTTgtcttgcttttgctgcttttcagcaatgcatttattttgataAGGAAAATCCACACACAttaaaatcatttttatttttctgcattttgacaCCAAAAGTGAATGTCTTATGTTACAGTTTTCTATAGGATGGACACAAGTTTAGCTATTTGGATTACTcagaaaagcagattaaaaggaaaaaaaaacattaatcttaacagaaaaaaagacctaTTGCTTTGCTACAAATTACCATTTTTGTCCCAAAGTTCACGGAAAATAAAGCTTCCCCATAGCTATAGTCTACACAATAATTGTACCTAGAGTGAAAAGATATTGACTATTAGCTAATGTTCTCAGCTTTTTATAAGTAGCACTTTAAGAATAAGTAGTATGATTTATTGCAATCTTGTACCAAGCAGTAAGACTGAACATCTGTATGCTGCAGATTTAAGCACACCAAAATGTATacattcactttaaaaaattgttgCTTATCACTCTTCATTGGTAGTAGTGAAGTCAGCTGCCTGCTCAACTAAGTTACACAATATAGAGTGTTTCAGCATGCTTCCactaagaaaaatattcaactGCATGAAAGTAGTAAATCTCACCTTAGAAGATGAAACTGTAGCAGAAAATGCAGCAATGCCCTCTTCATACAAGAATAAAACTTCATATGGAATTTTCACGTTTTGAGAATACTTCTCTACATGAACATTCAAAGATAATCACATAAAGCTGTGTTGGAAAGACCTcgctttttttaaaaaagaaaaaagaccacTGCTAAAGTCAGAATTTAGACTACTTCAGATAACAACCTTGAcccaaaaaagtattttagtaGCAAATTATATTGATGCAATTTTAATCTTCCACACATATTACTAATAAATAAGTTCCTCTAAGACATCCCTTGCCAATTAGATTCGTATCCTGCTCTTACAACACTAAGCACTAAAATGAAGGGATACATTTAAATGATGTTACGCTTAAATGGAGTTACTAATATGATACTAAGACTCTTACAGAAATGCGAACAGGTTTACAGTTACATTTACTAAAAAGTTACAGTAAATCTACAGAAAAGGTTGTCCTTGTACTCTCCCAACATCCTAAAAGGGATCAAATTCGGTTACATTGTTACTGGAAAAAATCCatacaaaaatgcatttccCTTTATCACCTGTGTTAAAATCCTCCTCCACAATAATCTTATAGAGACAAAAGTACAACTTCTTTTCTGTacaaaggaaaagctttaaaaacacaGCTTCACATTTTACTACATTTTTGCCCTTCTCAGCTTCCAAGTTCTTGCAAAAACAAATATAGTTTCtcaaaaatgaatttaaaagatgtccacattaaaaaaataaagcctacAAAAAGTTCAAAGATCTAAAAAAATGTTACTCCTATGGCAAAGTGATCTCCTACTAGTCCAAAGTCCAGAAAGTTACCGATGTCCATTTAATATTATCTTTCTTCATTTATCCAATTTATCAGGATCCAATCACATTATTTGTAAGAAGTCCTTGAGCCGATGAGAGGGCAGAAGAGATCTCTACAATTAAAAACAGGAGATCAATAGGGTGTGCCTTTCAGAAAGATACTCATTTGGCACCACCCGGAGAGCCAATAATAAGAAATTTAGAGAAAGGATTTCCTTGATTAGTTTCCATAGACTGATAAACCAAAAACAAGAAGactgaaacaacaacaaagagaAGAACTTTTATCCACAGGGGAATGGAGcgttctttttttgttggtggcTTCTCCGACTTGATGTCAGTTGAGGTACCATATTTTGGAGCATACTTAGAGTAACTTTCCTCCATTCTGAAGTCACTGGGCTCTATAGGCCGGCTAGCAGCTCCTTTGATTGGTCGACGGCAGCTAGCACTgttaataccaaaaaaaaaaaatttaaaatattgcatatTTAAAAGAGCAATCTAAGGTATACAGCAAAGTTTTAGTATAATTAAAGaactaaaaattatttctagtaAATGCAGTACCTCAAATATCTGTCTCAAACTCTAACATGTCTatcattactatttttaaagttaataatTCAGTGTTCAAACAAACAccccttaaaaaaaccctcaaatgCCACTTCACCCTATCCACATAATCAGTGCATCCTAACTGGCAATAAGACTCTAGGAACTCTCTCTGCTTGCATCTTTAATGATCACTTAGGCAGCCCCACTGGGATTTCTAAACCTAATATTGTCCCTGGCCATTAGAATATCTACTGATGGCTAAGCTGATCACAGAGCCAGAGACAAAGCAGTAACGGTTAAGAAACCCACATACATTGCCAAGTCCTTATATAGAAGGAGCACACCTGCATGATTTTTATTCAAAAAGTGGTATAGATTTAACTATGCTGATAAGACCTCAAAACAAGAGAACAGATACACCACAGTAGTAGTAACTGGTACTATATATTCTCCTTATGGTAAGACTTTATGCAACTGCAGTTTAAATTGAAGCTATAATTAATGTGTTGGAAACACAGGAGTTGATTCCACATCTTAATATAAGGAAACTTTTTCTCCTAGTCTCTGAACAGGACAAAGTTTTGTGAATTGCTTAATTATCCAGAGGGTTGtttcaatttttgtttaaatacaaagttaaaaagaaaagtgtaatAGCCCTTCCTAGGTGCCATCCTTATTCACACCAAGAGTAATCTTTGACTACAACAGGACTGctacttaaaggaaaaaaatagggtATCTGAAAATTCTTTTTGGCTCTCAAAAAGAAAGCTCAAATATATGCTGGGAGACCTTTTCTTAATTTAACAGCAGGCCTAAAGCAGTTGCATCTAGccaaaaatttaaatattgtgAGCCATTACCACAGAGAAGCCCTTTACATATAACGTCCAGAAGTTCCAGTAATAATTCCTACTATACTACTACCCTGTTCTCCCACCCCAAATTTAAATAAAGAGGCTATTTTGGCTAACAAAACTATGTATATAGAACAGAAGAGCTAGGTGGTCATCTCGACTGCCATTGAGCCAGAGTGCAAAACTGTTCCTTAGAAATCTACCAATATAAACAAAGGATACTTCTCAGCTTAAACAGGTTTACAAGAAACAAACCCCCATAAACCTTAGAAATACCTAATTCCTGTAGGTGTTGAGACTTCATAAGGGAACATTTCCTTAAGAATATCCCTTTCTACTCTTCGTTCTTCTGTATGAGTTCTCTCCGCCACCTAGGAAACCAAAACAAGTTATAGACCTaacaaactgcaaaacagaaagctCCTGCATAGCTATCTCAGTGACCATAACCATGTGCAATTTTAAGAATGAACAAGTCACCCAGTGACATTCAAGAAGTTTACTTCTTGGGTTTTAGAAGTTAGTTTAACCTTTGTTAGTGGCAGCTGTCTGGTCACTTTTGGCGTCTTAAAGCATTCAGTGCTCTCCTCAGTTTCCTTTAAGATAAAGAATACGTTGTATAAATACAATACACCTGCCAGCCAATGATGTAGATGATCAAAAAAATTTAACCATCACCTCTATCATGGCTGTGTTGAGCAGATCACAGGATTGGTTGTGGCCAACATGATTAAAAAAGCACTGATGTAGGCAATCTGTCTCTTCTTGCTGTAATAAACAATGCCACAGTACAGTAAAAtactaactgaaaaaaaacttcaGCAGTTTGAAACAGAACAAGTTTTCCCACAACCTTCTATTTGTCAACTAAGTCTACATTCCAGTCACATTATAAATAAGTAAAGCAGCACATTTCATAGTCTCAGACCCTTTGGTAGAATAGGCTTCACGGTTGTTAATACAAGTTTTATCTACAGTAACTACACGTAGCAATGAACTCCATTTAAATTCAGCCAAGCATTATCTTGTAATGTAAAATTCTACAATATTACAGTACTACATTAATATAATTACATATACTTGCAAGTGCTTTAGACAGTTCTCCGAGAGGTATATAATTTCAGCAGCTTGAATAGGTTAACATTAAAgaatcattttctttcttgataaTCGACAGGAATCTACGGatgctttttaaattcaggcTTTTGGTCTATAGTAATCCTATTATTTGATTCCCTAAATTAAGGCACattgtgtttttttcaggacAGGCTAATTTACAAGATCAAAAGGTAGAAAACCCAATTCTATCATTGAGCTATtcaaagaatttaaaaggaaaaaaaatttctatattttgttcagaaaaatagCAGCACAAGGAGAAATAACACACCAAAACATATTTGGCttaggaaacaaagaaagagaaaaaaaaaaagaaaaaaaagcaggatttacacacacacacacccccatcCCAACTCTTAAAGGGGaagataaaaatatgtttatattcTCTCTTTTATGCCATGTGACAACACTAGTTTATTTTGGCTAGTGCTACCTGGGTAACGATCTCCTCTACCCCTTCTGTACTAAGCAGTAAGCACATACACACAAGATCTTGTTCACAGAGTAAGCAAGAGCAATCTAAgctttaatttatttacttcAGCTGTCATCAGTGGTTGCTTTGGTGTTCTTCTGGGCATGTCTGAGAGTTCACTGATTGACAGTGTAGGAGCTGCGTGCTTGAAATTTCCAGGCACCCTATTGACAACCTGCCGAGATTCAAAATTGTTCAAACTCAGAATCagccaaaaaaacaaaataaaagggggGAAGGTGGCagaaccaaacaacaaaacctttaTGTGCATTGAATATATGCATGTTAGGAGTTAAGAAAGTTGTGTAACAGATACTCTGAAATAAGTACAGGAAACACATTGCTTATCATTCCAAGTAGTTTCTTTTAAGCCATTTAGAAACATAAAAGCTATTTAGTTCACATGAAAAGCCAAACTTAAAAGCAGATATTCTGCATGTActtaaataaattaagaaaagatCTAAGCTTTTAAAGTGGTTCTTTTCagccctccccccaaaaagacATTAGATGGGACCTAGGTGTCTACCTAGTCCCATTTCAAAGTGAACAGCATTGGGTATCAATACAGATACTAAATATGTGGTTTCAAAGACTACTGAATAGTCTTACTTTCCTTAAAACAGTCTTTTATCTGTTCAAAACAGAATGATTCTGTCAGTAAAGatatattacagaaaaataccaCTTGCATGATTTATTAAACAAATTTACTAAGCATATTTACTAGGGTCTCGTTGCTTGCAGTCAATATAGTTTCAGCTATGGGAGTACTCTCTGATATTACAGCATCATCTACAGGCAACTGTGCTGTAGCTTCCAcctgtttgtttaaaacaaacaaaagaaaacaattgaaTAAAATAGCCACTGGGACCCTAACAGcgagaaaaaaaagcttgtctATTGTAAAAAGCCTCTCATCACCCTTTTCCTTGGTGTTCTTCTTGACACTCTTGTAGACTCCCTAGAAAATGCCTGCAGAGGTCCACTTTTTGAAGATCCACTTGTCCAGACAGTCTCAGTAACTCCATCTTGAGAATAGGTCTATTCAAGCATCAAACACATGATCAAATGCATGAAAGCCAGCTCTCAACATTGGATACCCACAACCAAAAGGCAGAATAGCATGCATACGCCAGAAGCAGTGCATCTACAATCAAAAATAAAAGTGGATCCCAATACATTCAATAATGAATAGCTAGCTAGATTTATAGTGTTGACCACAATACTTACGTTAGAGCACATTATTATTCAAATACAGAACTGACTAGATAATGCACAACAGGAAAAACTGGTAATTTGCTCACTGCAATAGAGTGAAGTAACTAATGCTACAAATAGTTACATCAAGTCATGGACAGCAGATATGCTAGCTTCCAGGCCCATTACCTTACCTGcctacacaaaaaaattaatctatgAGCATAAGCAGAAAGCATCACCTTGTTCTCTACCCAGACAGGGGTCTATTCTCTCAAGCAGAGATGGGAACGGTTCAGGCACAGCCACCTACATTTCAACAGGAACTAATCTCCAGCCACAGGGGGGAGATGTTTTATAATCTTAGAAGTTTCCACATACAGAGATGAAACTCACACAGTTTTCACACAACAGTAGGTTTAAACAATCAAGCCTGACACAGATCTTTACAAATCTGAGTAACAACATGAAGTGCCAAACTTTTATAGCCATTAATAAACACAGACCCTTCCCCATGCCTTATTGCAAGTTTTATGCTCAAAGAAAAAATCCTTCTCAAAACTAATTCCAAACATAGACctggagggaaagggagatgAGGGTCTGCTTCTTCTAGATTATATacaagattttcctttttatttggttaagtttaaaaataaaaattattagttTGTTAATACTGAAATCTTTGCACATTAACACCTCATGCATTGATGTATTACCAAGTTTTTGGAAGTTACACTCGGTGCTGATGGAAGTTACAGAGACTGGTGCAACTGTCAGTTACAGGTCTAACAGCAGACATAACTTCACTGGAACAGTAGTAGCCCCAAAACAATGTGTTAAGAGAGCAGGCTGGAAAGCATTTATTTatcaagaggggaaaaaaaggtctaATAATGCCCTTATCCATTCCCCACTTGTATCTTCAAAGTTACTCCAGTGAAACTATAAGCAGAGCAGCTTTATGACTCTTAAATCCTGTATTACAGCTGCTACATATCCAGCAGAGGGAGCACAAGCATTTTGCTTTACTCCAAAGTCACTGAAATACTTCCAAAAGCCAAATGATGTGTATTTATGCACAGACCTCAAGTCCAAACAGGTTCAGATGTTTCTTATAGAGTTGTAGATTTCAGCCTAAGTCTCCAATATTCAATTTAAACAGACTTCTGATGAAAGATCTCCTAACCCCTCTTTATATATTCACCAGACACTGGCTTCCCTTCCCTATTAAGAAAAGCTTAACCTGCAACCTTCACTCATGGCTCCTCATCTCACCCCTATACACTTTCCATTTGAGAGGTGTTCTTCCTTAGAAGCTTAGAGAAAAACACTAATTTCAGAGTGGTTCCACTCAAGAAAGCAGTAAGGCAATTCCCTCATCCTACTAATAGAGagctcccctgccccaggctgtTTGACTAGGAACTAGTTTTCTTCTAATGAAGAGTTAGAAGTACTTCAGTAAGTAACCACCTCTCTCCCTAGTTCTTCAGATGCTTGTCAGTCATGTGTTTTAAGTACCAAGCTTcaagtttttttcttgcatgaaaagtccaggaaaaaaaaacagcaggagACCCATCCAGACTTCAGCAGAGCATATTCAAcagacaaaatttaaaaaaaaataaataaattgttgTTTACAGTTACAGTCATCCTCAATGTCAATTGAGCATACCTTGTCTGCTTATCCCACAAATATCTGAACTAATTAAACCCTATCAGAATGTAAGACTCATTTTAGGTACACCAACACCCTGCATGTAACCAGAGAAAGCAACAATGGTGTGGTACACAAGTACCATTCAGAATGTGCTTTTAACTGTCGTATTAATCATGAGCAGTGAAGCTATAGATTATGAGTTTACCTCAGCTATCACCTACCAAGTTTTTTATTGGGTGTATGCCACATGAAATTTGTATGCCAGCAGCTGCAACactgcatgttttatttttaagaagccCAGTTATACAAGTAGTCAAAAAAATGCAGGGAGGAGTAGGGGAACACAGCACATGCAGAATGTCACTACACAAAGTCTCAATGAGAGAGAGCAGTTCTACACTGCTAGGAGACCTTAACATTTACTTTGTTTAGCCTGCCTGTTTCTGTTCAGCACCATTTACTGTGAGGCTTTAGGCCCAGCTTTGTACTCTAATTCTATATTCACCTACCTGATTGGAGGGGGGCATTCAAATTAGGGTTTTCTTCCAACTTTTCCAGCTCACTATGATGAGGCAATTAAGCACAAACAGCCAAGCTGAAATTCATCTAGCCCTCCACTGCTAACTGACTGATAAGACCCATAAGCCTGCTCAACCTCCCCACCCAATTTCTTTTGTGCCAGCCTGCTTCAAGACTATCTGTTCACACTCTTTGCTTAAGAGAACAGCAACATCCATCCATGCCAAATGACAGACAATATTTTCAGCCGTGTATATCTGGACTAAGACTAGTGCTGCACAGGACCTAGAAGCAACTAATAAGTCTGCTCACACCACTCTACCAACCAGTTCAGCCCCACCACTCTTCAGAGCCTCATAATCTTTGAGCCAATGCCACACACTGCACAACAGCCGCATATAATTCTGCAGAATGAGTATGATCACTTGACACAGTAGCTGCAAACTTAAGATCCAATTTcacagaaagagggaaagaaaaaaaaaatacatcttccCACCTTCCACTTTTGTTCTCAGCAAAATATATGACATATTTGCTAGCCAAAAACATTGAGTTGTTCTTGGCTTCAAGTGGCTGTAATTTTTTGTCAGTGgggtgttttttggggttttgggtgttgggttttttttgtttggggttttttgtttgtttgttttaaatacagcagTCAGCAGTTGAAAGGTAAAAGGTTTAACAAGCTAGAGAGTGAGTTGCTAAAGAATTTGGTATCCTTTTGAAATTAGATCATTTTTTGATTAAGTGATATTCCTTTGATTAACTACTGGTAATTAAAATATGCAGGTAACAATATATTGCATCTATACTGCACATATAAAAGATTGCAAGACAAAACATGGAAAGGACCTAATGTTATTACAGTGAAATTGGATGACCAAAAATTGAGTAAGCATTCATCACTTGAAATGCCACAAAAATACACCACTGTATCTCTTCCCTTTTATTCTGTAAGTGGGTTCCTGAAAACTAGGAAGCTTTGTTTGTTGATAGCTGAATTAAATACCTCTGTTACACTGAGGCTGGCAAGGATTTCTGGGTGAACAGcaatttagaaaaaagtaaaCCTTAAATACAAGAACCTCAAGATTCAGATGCCCATTATAAAGACCATTGAGCAGGAGCTGTCCAAATAAATTAAGGAATATTTTGTGTGTTGAACTAAGTgtgtgttttgatttgtagaAGTGAAATCTGTTCAGCTTGTACCATAAAAAtccaattaaaaataagcagaactACCTACAGATCTCCATAACTATGTTGTATTACCCAAGCTCACATAGCAGCATGTTACCTGCTTTAAGACATCCATAGTAAAAGCAtgtttatacatacatacacactaCCTAAATAGGAAGTATCTGGCATTCAGCGTAAGTAGTGAGAAAAGTCATTGATCTGCTAAAATACATCAAGCTATTAACAGGACGGATTTTGAGTCACTGAACGTTTTCTATACAAGTCCTTTACTGTAGCACAACTCCACTAGTTATTGCTCAGATGAGTAACACTGTAAAGATCCTAAGTAACCTAAGCTGTGGAACAGGGTATTTAGTGACACTGTCACATCACAGGGACAGATCAGACACCAACTACTGAATCCAGTATTCAGCCAGCAGTCTGAAAACATGAGGTGCTTCTGTAAAATCCCTCTTTCACCAAGACAATAGAACTAATATTGTTTATAAGTAAAGGACAAGTGGTACATACAGCAAGATTTAAacttgttatttattatttttcctcttaggAGAAGCTTTCCAACACATTAATGTCTACTCTAGTACTGCTGCTACAAGCaaagttgaggaaaaaaatattatatagaTAGCTAGTCCATGTGTGTACACACAAAAACACACttctatatatataaatataggTGTAAACAGAAGTACATTACTTCATGTATTATATTTAAACCACAGCCATTAAACAGATGTATTCAAAACACATACATGTATCTATAGATATCAAGCCAGATAGATAGGAATAGgatgtatgtatacatatttaaaacaatttctaaaaaaacaaacacaaaacccaaaaaccccaacctttttccaaatttttttttgagaaactgCTCCTTTTATGAATCAAGTTGTTTACAAACATCCAACAGGATGACATCAGCCCATCTGACTTAAAAACCTGTCAAGTTTCCAGAACTAAACATGTTAAAGTTGcctattatttttctctaagaggtgctgcagcagctggcaaGTCAGACAAACAGCTTTTAGGAGACCATAATTTTGAATGTTATCAGACAGGCTAAAACCAGCAGCTATAGTTAATTCACAAGATTTTCATGCTGTATTAGAACAGGCTTTCtgaaagaacttttaaaaatagcccaCTTAGTCAAATGTGATTATGTTAAAAGTAGTAAGGTGTTTAGTAAACACATCACCTGCAGTTAGCAGCTGTTCCAGATGCCACTAAATTAAACATACCTGGTTGTGTTCAACAACTCTTTTTTGTTTGAGTGCTACTGGAGTCTTCGTCCTGGCTTTCAATGGTTCTCTCTTCTCAAGCCTCAGCTCAGTCTTCGGATCTGTAACCGGTTTTAATAGAACTAGTTTCTATAATACATACTGGTTGTTGTACTAGTTTAAATcaattgtattttaataaaaattcattttaagagGCAACATAACTTTGTTATAAGTTACCATTTCCTTAAAAAGTTGTGAGATACAGGTAAGTTTCTCCATTGACTGTAGAAGAACAAAGACTTTTGAAGAATAGCCTTAGAAACTATTTTAAACCACTGACCCAAGTACTTCAGTTT contains:
- the TMPO gene encoding thymopoietin isoform X4 encodes the protein MPEFLSDPSVLTKEKLKSELIANNVSLPGGEQRKDVYVQLYLQHLTARNPPAAAAQPDFSSDEEREPTPLGARNRGAAAGRKATKKTDKPRPEEKDDLDITEMSNEDLQEQLVKYGLNPGPIVATTRKLYEKKLLKLMEQDPELKAAVPLPVISSTAENTRQNGNNDSDQYSDNEEDPKTELRLEKREPLKARTKTPVALKQKRVVEHNQVVNRVPGNFKHAAPTLSISELSDMPRRTPKQPLMTAEVAERTHTEERRVERDILKEMFPYEVSTPTGISASCRRPIKGAASRPIEPSDFRMEESYSKYAPKYGTSTDIKSEKPPTKKERSIPLWIKVLLFVVVSVFLFLVYQSMETNQGNPFSKFLIIGSPGGAK
- the TMPO gene encoding thymopoietin isoform X3; the encoded protein is MPEFLSDPSVLTKEKLKSELIANNVSLPGGEQRKDVYVQLYLQHLTARNPPAAAAQPDFSSDEEREPTPLGARNRGAAAGRKATKKTDKPRPEEKDDLDITEMSNEDLQEQLVKYGLNPGPIVATTRKLYEKKLLKLMEQDPELKAAVPLPVISSTAENTRQNGNNDSDQYSDNEEDPKTELRLEKREPLKARTKTPVALKQKRVVEHNQVVNRVPGNFKHAAPTLSISELSDMPRRTPKQPLMTAEQEETDCLHQCFFNHVGHNQSCDLLNTAMIEETEESTECFKTPKVTRQLPLTKVAERTHTEERRVERDILKEMFPYEVSTPTGISASCRRPIKGAASRPIEPSDFRMEESYSKYAPKYGTSTDIKSEKPPTKKERSIPLWIKVLLFVVVSVFLFLVYQSMETNQGNPFSKFLIIGSPGGAK
- the TMPO gene encoding thymopoietin isoform X5, whose protein sequence is MPEFLSDPSVLTKEKLKSELIANNVSLPGGEQRKDVYVQLYLQHLTARNPPAAAAQPDFSSDEEREPTPLGARNRGAAAGRKATKKTDKPRPEEKDDLDITEMSNEDLQEQLVKYGLNPGPIVATTRKLYEKKLLKLMEQDPELKAAVPLPVISSTAENTRQNGNNDSDQYSDNEEDPKTELRLEKREPLKARTKTPVALKQKRVVEHNQTYSQDGVTETVWTSGSSKSGPLQAFSRESTRVSRRTPRKRVEATAQLPVDDAVISESTPIAETILTASNETLVVNRVPGNFKHAAPTLSISELSDMPRRTPKQPLMTAEQEETDCLHQCFFNHVGHNQSCDLLNTAMIEVMVKFF
- the TMPO gene encoding thymopoietin isoform X1 gives rise to the protein MPEFLSDPSVLTKEKLKSELIANNVSLPGGEQRKDVYVQLYLQHLTARNPPAAAAQPDFSSDEEREPTPLGARNRGAAAGRKATKKTDKPRPEEKDDLDITEMSNEDLQEQLVKYGLNPGPIVATTRKLYEKKLLKLMEQDPELKAAVPLPVISSTAENTRQNGNNDSDQYSDNEEDPKTELRLEKREPLKARTKTPVALKQKRVVEHNQTYSQDGVTETVWTSGSSKSGPLQAFSRESTRVSRRTPRKRVEATAQLPVDDAVISESTPIAETILTASNETLVVNRVPGNFKHAAPTLSISELSDMPRRTPKQPLMTAEQEETDCLHQCFFNHVGHNQSCDLLNTAMIEETEESTECFKTPKVTRQLPLTKVAERTHTEERRVERDILKEMFPYEVSTPTGISASCRRPIKGAASRPIEPSDFRMEESYSKYAPKYGTSTDIKSEKPPTKKERSIPLWIKVLLFVVVSVFLFLVYQSMETNQGNPFSKFLIIGSPGGAK
- the TMPO gene encoding thymopoietin isoform X2, with amino-acid sequence MPEFLSDPSVLTKEKLKSELIANNVSLPGGEQRKDVYVQLYLQHLTARNPPAAAAQPDFSSDEEREPTPLGARNRGAAAGRKATKKTDKPRPEEKDDLDITEMSNEDLQEQLVKYGLNPGPIVATTRKLYEKKLLKLMEQDPELKAAVPLPVISSTAENTRQNGNNDSDQYSDNEEDPKTELRLEKREPLKARTKTPVALKQKRVVEHNQTYSQDGVTETVWTSGSSKSGPLQAFSRESTRVSRRTPRKRVEATAQLPVDDAVISESTPIAETILTASNETLVVNRVPGNFKHAAPTLSISELSDMPRRTPKQPLMTAEVAERTHTEERRVERDILKEMFPYEVSTPTGISASCRRPIKGAASRPIEPSDFRMEESYSKYAPKYGTSTDIKSEKPPTKKERSIPLWIKVLLFVVVSVFLFLVYQSMETNQGNPFSKFLIIGSPGGAK